The following coding sequences lie in one Pontibacter sp. G13 genomic window:
- the nrfD gene encoding NrfD/PsrC family molybdoenzyme membrane anchor subunit yields the protein MSHVRSHIRQKWVTNVNTYGKVTEDITRPIENKINMTWLLATLFSAAVMTMGFGMIAWTIYKGIGSWGLNKTIGWAFDITNFVFWVGIGHAGTLISAVLLLFRQEWRNSINRASEAMTIFAVLCAGLFPILHMGRPWLGLWFLPLPNTRGSLWVNFNSPLLWDVFAISTYLTVSLVFWYLGMIPDFATIRDRMKRLGRDTASAIYGAISFGWEGSNRNWSRYELVSLLLAGLATPLVLSVHSIVSMDFATSVIPGWHTTIFPPYFVAGAIFSGFGMVQTLMIVTRKIYKIENYITMDHMESIAKIVLATGSLVGLAYTTEFFIAYYSGSLWERSIFIDRMFGPMWWSYWIMFSCNVITPQLFWSKKIRTNMVATFIISIFVNIGMWFERFVIIVSSLYRDFLPSSWASYTPTWVEAGIFIGTFGLFMTCFFLFSKYLPVVNMFEVKTLIHHPDKPAHLEETAGSSETAQA from the coding sequence ATGAGCCACGTTAGATCTCACATTCGCCAGAAATGGGTGACAAATGTGAACACGTACGGCAAGGTAACAGAGGACATCACGCGACCTATTGAGAATAAAATCAATATGACGTGGTTGCTCGCTACCCTCTTCTCTGCCGCCGTGATGACGATGGGCTTTGGCATGATTGCCTGGACCATCTATAAGGGAATCGGGTCATGGGGTCTCAACAAAACTATTGGTTGGGCTTTTGACATCACCAACTTTGTATTCTGGGTCGGTATCGGTCACGCCGGTACATTGATCTCCGCGGTATTGTTGTTGTTCCGTCAGGAATGGCGTAACTCCATCAACCGAGCTTCGGAGGCGATGACCATCTTTGCGGTATTGTGTGCGGGTCTTTTCCCGATCTTGCACATGGGACGTCCTTGGTTGGGTCTGTGGTTCTTGCCACTGCCAAACACACGCGGATCTCTGTGGGTGAACTTCAACTCCCCGCTTCTTTGGGACGTATTTGCGATTTCTACCTACCTGACCGTATCCTTGGTCTTCTGGTACTTGGGAATGATTCCTGACTTCGCGACGATCCGTGACCGCATGAAGCGTTTGGGCCGCGACACGGCATCTGCCATCTATGGAGCAATCTCCTTCGGATGGGAAGGTTCCAACCGGAACTGGTCTCGTTACGAACTTGTCTCATTGCTTTTGGCAGGTCTTGCAACTCCTTTGGTACTATCGGTACACTCCATCGTATCTATGGACTTTGCAACTTCCGTGATCCCAGGATGGCACACCACCATCTTCCCTCCTTACTTCGTAGCAGGTGCGATCTTCTCAGGATTTGGTATGGTACAGACCCTGATGATCGTTACCCGGAAAATCTACAAAATCGAGAACTATATCACCATGGACCACATGGAGTCAATCGCCAAGATTGTACTTGCTACGGGTTCTTTGGTAGGTCTTGCATACACCACCGAGTTCTTCATCGCTTACTATTCCGGTTCTTTGTGGGAGCGTTCCATCTTCATCGACCGTATGTTCGGTCCAATGTGGTGGTCCTACTGGATCATGTTTAGCTGTAACGTAATTACGCCTCAGCTCTTCTGGTCCAAGAAGATCCGTACCAACATGGTGGCGACCTTCATCATTTCGATCTTCGTGAACATCGGGATGTGGTTCGAACGATTTGTGATCATTGTATCTTCCCTGTACCGCGACTTCTTGCCTTCTTCTTGGGCGTCCTACACCCCAACATGGGTTGAGGCAGGAATCTTCATCGGAACGTTCGGTCTGTTTATGACTTGCTTCTTCTTGTTCTCCAAGTATCTGCCAGTTGTGAACATGTTCGAGGTGAAAACTTTGATCCATCATCCTGACAAGCCTGCACACTTGGAAGAGACCGCTGGTTCTTCTGAAACTGCACAGGCTTAA